A single genomic interval of Zingiber officinale cultivar Zhangliang chromosome 4A, Zo_v1.1, whole genome shotgun sequence harbors:
- the LOC121972168 gene encoding GDSL esterase/lipase At1g28590-like, translated as MIAAAAAAYFLLLFPAVLAAGCYSSIFSFGDSLADTGNILHIVGNRSAGFARLPYGMTYFGRPTGRFSDGRLILDFIAEALGLPLLPAYLDRRRVGGDFEQGANFAVAGATALDNSFFKERGIRISLTNVSLGVEIRWFRQLLPSLCSSPSDCADTLQDSLIMMGEIGGNDYINPIFQRRSLEEVKSFVPFVVATISSAITELIELGARTLVVPGITPLGCNSAFLTEFQTQNVDDYDASTGCLNWLNEFSTYHNSLLEAELQTLRGLHPHATIVYADYFAAIISILNNPNQFGFGNDTLVSCCGGGGPYNYNRRLQCGSDGYSLCDEPSRCVIWDGVHMTEAMHRIIAGGLLQGPFASPAIADACGLQSVIHSSTSRMAS; from the exons ATGATTGCCGCCGCGGCCGCCGCCTACTTCCTCCTCCTTTTCCCGGCCGTTCTCGCAGCCGGCTGCTACTCCTCCATTTTTAGCTTCGGCGACTCCCTCGCCGACACTGGAAACATCCTCCACATCGTCGGCAACCGCAGCGCCGGTTTCGCCCGCCTTCCATACGGCATGACCTACTTTGGCCGCCCCACCGGTCGCTTCTCCGACGGCCGCCTCATCCTCGATTTTATCG CGGAGGCGCTCGGATTGCCCCTTTTGCCGGCTTACTTGGATCGGCGGCGTGTCGGCGGAGATTTCGAGCAAGGCGCCAACTTTGCGGTGGCAGGCGCGACGGCCCTCGACAATAGCTTCTTTAAGGAACGAGGCATTCGCATCTCCTTAACCAATGTCTCTTTAGGCGTCGAGATCCGGTGGTTCCGCCAATTGCTCCCCTCACTATGCTCTTCCCCTTCAG ATTGCGCAGACACGCTGCAAGATTCTCTCATCATGATGGGCGAGATCGGAGGCAACGATTACATAAATCCGATTTTTCAAAGAAGAAGCTTGGAGGAGGTCAAATCCTTCGTTCCTTTCGTCGTCGCCACCATCAGCTCCGCCATCACT GAACTGATCGAGTTGGGCGCCCGAACGCTGGTGGTTCCAGGAATCACTCCTCTGGGATGCAACTCCGCCTTCCTCACCGAGTTCCAGACTCAAAACGTCGACGATTACGACGCCAGCACCGGTTGCCTGAACTGGTTGAACGAATTCTCCACCTACCACAACAGCCTCCTGGAAGCGGAGCTCCAAACGCTGCGGGGATTACATCCTCACGCTACTATCGTCTACGCCGACTACTTCGCCGCCATAATCAGCATCCTGAACAATCCAAACCAGTTCG GATTCGGGAACGACACGCTCGTGAGCtgctgcggcggcggcggcccTTACAACTACAACCGCCGGCTCCAATGCGGCTCCGACGGGTACTCGCTCTGCGACGAGCCATCCCGCTGCGTTATATGGGATGGAGTCCATATGACAGAGGCGATGCATCGGATCATCGCCGGCGGCTTGTTGCAGGGTCCTTTCGCCTCCCCTGCAATCGCCGACGCTTGCGGATTACAGAGCGTCATCCATTCGTCAACCAGTAGAATGGCCTCTTAA